One window of the Zea mays cultivar B73 chromosome 3, Zm-B73-REFERENCE-NAM-5.0, whole genome shotgun sequence genome contains the following:
- the LOC103649512 gene encoding rRNA biogenesis protein RRP36, with the protein MDKNSKNKDKQLKSHPPKNAESEILREHIKKEREAAKAGKRPYYLKKSGDQRDRLVSRYLAAGHEATRSVPHWRQGWCYL; encoded by the exons ATGGACAAAAACTCCAAAAATAAG GATAAGCAGTTGAAGTCTCATCCTCCAAAGAACGCTGAATCGGAAATCTTGCGTGAGCATATCAAGAAAGAGAGGGAGGCAGCAAAGGCTGGAAAACGACCATACTATCTGAAGAAAT CTGGTGATCAGCGAGATCGACTCGTCAGTCGCTACCTCGCTGCAGGCCATGAAGCTACTCGCTCTGTACCTCACTGGAGACAAG GATGGTGCTATCTCTAG